A DNA window from Microcystis aeruginosa NIES-843 contains the following coding sequences:
- a CDS encoding Npun_F0494 family protein yields the protein MSLSTATVTAINYPDATITRAERALCCSPFRVTLFAAMLERSVSLLSIPGAGGLEKGYTSRLLTEAAAESYLLWLIKVGILRREVDGQGITDSFRLTPLGRKLIEKWQPQGDFFPQPTFWQRFLNTLQRWFSF from the coding sequence ATGAGCCTATCGACTGCCACCGTTACCGCCATCAATTATCCTGATGCTACCATCACTAGGGCCGAACGCGCCCTCTGTTGTTCTCCTTTCCGTGTCACCCTATTCGCCGCTATGCTTGAGCGAAGTGTATCACTTTTAAGCATTCCGGGTGCTGGGGGTTTAGAAAAAGGTTATACTTCCAGACTGCTGACGGAAGCGGCAGCGGAAAGCTATCTTCTCTGGTTGATTAAAGTGGGAATTTTGCGGCGCGAAGTAGATGGACAGGGGATAACCGATAGTTTTCGTCTCACTCCTTTAGGGAGGAAATTAATAGAAAAATGGCAACCCCAAGGGGACTTTTTCCCTCAACCCACTTTCTGGCAAAGATTTTTAAATACTCTGCAACGTTGGTTTTCTTTTTAA
- a CDS encoding (2Fe-2S) ferredoxin domain-containing protein, protein MEEADTRDILGENVAKLGLAQIQRHLFLCCDQTKPKCCDKEEGLEVWDYLKKRLSELQLDRPSADRPGCIFRTKANCLRVCSQGPILLVYPEGVWYGRVNKEAIERIIQEHLIGNQIVTEYAFLRHDLPAISLNCPEEEPETIEENRVKTS, encoded by the coding sequence ATGGAAGAAGCGGACACCAGAGATATCTTAGGGGAAAATGTGGCTAAGTTGGGACTGGCCCAGATCCAGCGTCATCTATTTCTCTGCTGCGATCAGACTAAGCCAAAATGTTGTGACAAGGAAGAAGGGTTAGAAGTATGGGATTATTTAAAGAAGCGGTTAAGTGAATTACAACTCGATCGCCCTAGCGCCGACCGTCCTGGCTGTATTTTTCGCACTAAAGCCAACTGTTTGCGGGTTTGTAGCCAGGGTCCGATTTTATTAGTGTACCCGGAAGGGGTCTGGTATGGAAGGGTAAACAAGGAAGCGATCGAAAGAATTATCCAAGAACACCTAATCGGTAATCAAATCGTCACCGAATATGCTTTTCTTCGCCACGATTTACCGGCAATTTCTCTGAACTGTCCAGAAGAAGAACCCGAAACAATAGAGGAAAACAGGGTTAAAACTAGCTGA
- a CDS encoding response regulator transcription factor: MKETNKDNKQLLLIDDDPNLILLVKDYLEFRGYRVTTAENGPEALEILERGANTAKAAEIPDMIICDLIMPEMDGHAFLEKIRQDSRFSCIPVIFLSPKGQSQDKITGLITGADVYMVKPFEPEELVARVESSLKQAGRLLKRSTRIHSPDVTPVQVQGNVELTPTELKVVQLVAQGLANREIAAKLNVSQRTIESHVSNMLHKTGLHNRTELSQWAIESNKLLTI, from the coding sequence ATGAAAGAGACCAACAAAGACAATAAACAACTTTTATTAATCGACGATGACCCGAATTTAATACTTTTGGTGAAGGATTATCTAGAGTTTCGTGGTTATAGGGTGACAACCGCAGAAAACGGTCCCGAAGCCCTAGAAATCCTCGAACGCGGGGCAAATACTGCCAAAGCAGCAGAAATCCCCGATATGATTATCTGTGATCTGATCATGCCAGAAATGGACGGTCATGCTTTCCTCGAAAAAATTCGTCAGGACAGTCGTTTTAGTTGCATTCCCGTGATCTTTCTCTCCCCTAAAGGTCAAAGTCAGGACAAGATAACAGGTTTAATCACCGGGGCCGATGTCTATATGGTCAAACCCTTTGAACCGGAAGAATTAGTGGCCCGGGTGGAGTCTTCCCTTAAACAAGCGGGCCGGTTGCTGAAACGCAGCACCCGCATCCATTCCCCGGATGTCACCCCTGTTCAAGTCCAGGGTAATGTGGAATTAACCCCAACGGAATTAAAAGTAGTACAATTGGTCGCCCAGGGACTGGCTAATCGGGAAATCGCCGCAAAACTCAATGTTAGTCAACGGACAATCGAAAGCCATGTGTCGAATATGCTTCATAAAACCGGTCTTCATAATCGCACGGAATTGAGCCAGTGGGCGATCGAAAGTAATAAGCTGTTGACTATCTAG
- a CDS encoding DUF1622 domain-containing protein, translating into MEFLATLETGLISAVAIIKFCLESISIACVVIGLIKTLQLAWQSNRHRRSLPPFSFNQIRIRFGTWLSLALEFQLGGDIVATTVTPTIEALAQLALIAIIRTFLNYFLSQELETELSMEKERSQLAAQDNLRDF; encoded by the coding sequence ATGGAATTTTTAGCAACTTTAGAAACAGGCTTGATCTCTGCCGTGGCAATCATCAAGTTTTGCCTAGAAAGTATTTCGATCGCTTGTGTGGTGATCGGATTAATTAAAACCCTACAATTAGCTTGGCAGTCTAATCGTCACCGTCGCAGTCTTCCCCCTTTTTCCTTCAATCAAATTCGCATTCGTTTCGGTACTTGGCTATCTTTAGCCCTAGAGTTTCAGTTAGGTGGAGACATCGTGGCTACTACCGTCACACCTACTATAGAAGCCTTGGCACAACTCGCCCTCATCGCTATTATCCGAACTTTCCTCAACTATTTCCTCAGCCAAGAATTGGAAACGGAATTGTCCATGGAAAAAGAGCGATCGCAACTAGCAGCCCAGGACAATCTCAGGGATTTTTAA
- a CDS encoding ATP-dependent Clp protease proteolytic subunit, with protein sequence MPIGVPKVPYRLPGSQYEQWISIYSRLSVERILFLGQEVTDGLANALVAQMLYLDSEDPTKPIYLYINSPGGSVTAGMAIYDTMQYIKAEVVTICVGLAASMGAFLLASGSPGKRLALPHARIMIHQPMGGTGRRQATDIDIEAKEILRIRQQLNEIMANRTGQTIERIEKDTDRDYFLSAEEAVAYGLIDKVVEGRPA encoded by the coding sequence ATGCCTATCGGTGTGCCAAAAGTTCCCTACCGTCTGCCTGGTAGCCAATACGAACAGTGGATTAGCATTTACAGCCGTCTTTCGGTGGAACGCATTCTTTTTTTGGGGCAGGAAGTCACCGACGGGTTAGCCAATGCCCTTGTGGCCCAAATGCTTTATCTCGACTCGGAAGACCCCACTAAACCCATCTATCTCTATATCAACTCGCCGGGGGGTTCCGTTACCGCCGGTATGGCCATCTACGACACCATGCAGTACATCAAAGCGGAAGTGGTGACTATCTGTGTGGGATTAGCGGCCTCTATGGGGGCATTTTTACTGGCTTCCGGTAGTCCGGGTAAGCGTCTCGCCCTTCCCCATGCGCGGATTATGATTCACCAACCCATGGGCGGAACCGGGCGCCGGCAAGCGACGGATATCGACATTGAAGCTAAGGAAATCCTGCGTATTCGCCAGCAATTAAACGAAATTATGGCTAATCGCACCGGACAAACCATCGAACGCATCGAAAAAGACACGGACCGCGATTATTTCCTCTCCGCCGAGGAAGCTGTCGCCTACGGTTTAATTGATAAGGTGGTGGAGGGAAGACCGGCTTAA
- a CDS encoding ATP-dependent Clp protease proteolytic subunit, with protein sequence MNSVIKAVQTAYYGDAAYRTPPPDLESLLLKERIVYLGLPLFSSDDVKRNVGVDVTELIIAQLLYLQFDDPEKPIFFYINSTGTSWYTGDAIGYETEAFAICDTLNYIKPPVHTICIGQAMGTAAMILSAGTKGFRASLPHATIVLNQNRTGAQGQATDIQIRAKEVIANKQTMLEIFSKNTGQTTEKLAKDMDRTFYLTPQQAKDYGLIDRVLESRKELPKPLAQVS encoded by the coding sequence ATGAACTCAGTGATTAAAGCGGTACAAACTGCCTATTATGGGGATGCAGCCTATCGGACACCACCACCGGACTTAGAATCTCTCCTGCTCAAAGAGAGAATTGTCTATCTGGGGTTGCCCTTATTTTCCTCCGATGATGTCAAGCGCAATGTCGGGGTGGACGTGACGGAATTAATTATCGCTCAACTGCTCTACCTGCAATTTGACGATCCCGAAAAACCGATTTTCTTCTATATCAACTCTACCGGCACATCCTGGTACACGGGGGACGCGATCGGCTACGAAACCGAAGCTTTCGCCATCTGTGACACCCTCAACTACATTAAACCTCCCGTTCATACTATCTGTATCGGACAGGCCATGGGAACTGCAGCGATGATTCTTTCCGCAGGAACCAAGGGTTTTCGCGCCTCCTTACCCCACGCTACCATTGTTCTCAACCAAAATCGCACTGGGGCGCAAGGACAAGCCACCGATATCCAGATTCGCGCCAAAGAAGTAATCGCCAACAAACAGACGATGTTGGAAATTTTCTCGAAAAATACGGGTCAAACCACCGAAAAACTGGCGAAAGATATGGATCGCACCTTCTATCTCACCCCACAACAGGCGAAAGACTACGGATTAATCGATCGCGTTCTCGAAAGTCGCAAGGAACTACCGAAACCCCTCGCCCAAGTTAGTTAA
- a CDS encoding DNA methyltransferase: protein MNHIFSAIDFQAIKNNPNFKEDSVREVIILPLLTSLGYQENNIERSKTLRHPFLKVGSKKRPINLIPDYVLKVNQSYAWVLEAKKPTENIYEGDSVEQVYSYASHPEIRSNYFALCNGLEFSLFKTLDTSTPILYFSLDAIADSWQELTQYLAPDRFQVGKSFTYQNHSPISRKTFDYSSRPLLEPIEVKKQQAKRHFGVHGYFTKQAWNVVAEYIKNFSQPGDVILDPFGGSGVTAIEALMNNRKAISIDINPLAIFLVNSLISPVDFDDLSQAFERVKLAYQEREPQTKEAITKALNTYPYPQGLKLPKGSDVATVEQLFSNKQLARLSLLKHLIKQELNENIRESLLLMFSGLLTKANLTYHNNNQRPASGQGNASAFQYYRYRIAPNPKDIDLITYFELRFKKIVAAKKEMTYFINKNTINYAKIVKGTATDLSFIENESVDYIYTDPPYGKKIPYLDLSIMWNAWLDLEVTEKDYQLEAIEGGTIQKSKQEYNQLIAQSIREMYRVLKFERWLSFVFAHKDPEFWHLILDTAESCGFEYVGAVPQKNGQTSFKKRQNPFTVLSGQLIINFRKVPTPKAVMKANLGMDITEIVMQTVEGIIAKNDGATLEQINDELIIKGLELGFLDLLAKEYSDLTPILLDNFDYEEKTELYTIKKDSKFKSKIDVKLRIKYYLISYLRRMERDNKSSSFDDIVFNILPLLKNGTTPENQTILSVLEDIAQRVGDDNWRLKQEGQLSLF, encoded by the coding sequence ATGAATCATATTTTTTCTGCTATTGATTTTCAGGCAATTAAAAATAACCCTAACTTTAAGGAAGACAGCGTTAGAGAAGTGATTATTTTGCCTCTTTTAACAAGTTTGGGCTACCAAGAGAATAATATCGAAAGAAGTAAAACCCTACGGCATCCCTTTTTAAAGGTTGGCAGTAAAAAACGTCCGATAAATTTAATTCCTGACTATGTTCTCAAAGTTAATCAAAGTTATGCTTGGGTATTAGAGGCTAAAAAACCAACGGAAAATATCTACGAAGGTGATTCAGTAGAACAGGTCTATAGTTATGCGAGTCATCCTGAAATCAGAAGTAATTATTTTGCTCTTTGTAATGGCCTAGAATTTAGTTTATTTAAGACCCTCGATACCAGTACACCTATCTTATATTTTTCTCTTGATGCAATTGCCGATAGTTGGCAAGAGTTGACCCAGTATTTAGCGCCAGATAGATTTCAAGTGGGGAAAAGTTTTACCTATCAAAACCATTCCCCAATCAGTCGCAAAACTTTTGACTACTCAAGTCGTCCCTTATTAGAACCAATTGAGGTAAAAAAACAACAAGCTAAAAGACATTTTGGTGTCCATGGATATTTTACTAAACAAGCATGGAATGTGGTGGCAGAATATATTAAAAACTTTAGTCAACCGGGAGATGTCATTCTTGATCCTTTTGGCGGTAGTGGAGTGACGGCAATTGAAGCTTTAATGAATAACCGCAAAGCGATTAGTATTGATATTAACCCTCTGGCTATTTTTCTTGTTAATTCTTTAATTAGTCCCGTTGATTTTGATGATTTAAGTCAAGCTTTTGAACGAGTTAAATTAGCCTACCAAGAGCGAGAACCGCAAACCAAAGAAGCAATAACAAAGGCACTCAATACCTATCCCTATCCCCAAGGCTTGAAACTGCCTAAAGGTTCTGATGTAGCTACTGTTGAACAGTTATTTAGTAACAAACAATTAGCTCGACTAAGTTTATTAAAACATTTGATTAAACAAGAACTAAACGAGAATATTAGGGAGTCTTTATTGTTAATGTTTTCTGGCTTATTAACTAAAGCTAATTTAACTTATCATAACAATAATCAAAGACCTGCATCTGGACAAGGAAATGCTTCAGCTTTTCAATATTACCGTTATCGCATAGCACCTAATCCTAAAGATATTGATTTAATTACCTATTTTGAATTGAGATTTAAAAAGATAGTTGCTGCTAAAAAGGAGATGACGTATTTTATTAATAAAAATACCATCAACTATGCCAAAATTGTTAAAGGAACAGCGACAGACTTAAGTTTTATTGAAAATGAAAGCGTTGATTATATTTATACCGATCCTCCCTACGGAAAGAAAATTCCCTACTTAGATTTATCAATAATGTGGAATGCTTGGTTAGATTTAGAAGTGACGGAAAAGGACTATCAATTAGAAGCTATTGAAGGTGGAACAATCCAAAAAAGTAAACAGGAATATAATCAATTAATTGCCCAAAGTATTCGAGAAATGTATCGAGTTTTGAAATTTGAGCGATGGTTATCCTTTGTCTTTGCTCACAAAGATCCTGAGTTTTGGCATTTAATTTTAGATACCGCAGAAAGTTGCGGATTTGAATATGTGGGAGCAGTGCCACAAAAAAATGGCCAAACTAGCTTTAAAAAGCGGCAAAATCCCTTTACAGTTTTATCAGGACAGTTAATTATTAATTTTCGGAAAGTTCCTACTCCCAAAGCAGTAATGAAAGCTAACTTAGGCATGGATATAACCGAGATTGTCATGCAAACTGTTGAAGGAATTATTGCTAAAAATGATGGGGCAACCCTAGAACAAATTAACGATGAATTGATTATTAAAGGTTTGGAATTAGGGTTTTTAGATTTACTAGCAAAGGAGTATTCAGACTTGACTCCAATTTTGTTAGATAATTTTGATTATGAGGAAAAAACTGAATTATATACCATCAAAAAAGACAGTAAGTTTAAGTCAAAAATCGATGTTAAATTGAGAATTAAATACTATTTGATTAGCTATTTGAGAAGGATGGAAAGAGATAATAAAAGCTCTAGTTTCGATGATATTGTTTTTAATATATTACCTCTGTTAAAAAATGGCACAACTCCCGAAAATCAGACGATTCTAAGCGTCCTCGAAGATATTGCCCAGAGAGTTGGTGATGATAACTGGCGCTTAAAACAAGAAGGACAATTGAGTTTATTTTAA
- a CDS encoding adenylate kinase has translation MSKRIGVIFLGPPGSGKGTQAAKLAESLTIPHISTGEILRQAITEKTELGQQAQAYVEKGELVPDELLLGLIQERLKQPDSAKGWILDGFPRTVAQASFLDALLEELADSYTFVVNLAVPDTVLIERLMQRGRQDDTKETISRRLQVYIDQTAPVLDYYGQKGTLNHIDGNQPMDAVTAALTAVVTPV, from the coding sequence ATGAGCAAACGGATCGGTGTGATATTTTTGGGACCGCCCGGATCGGGAAAAGGTACTCAAGCGGCAAAATTAGCGGAATCTCTGACGATTCCCCATATTTCTACCGGTGAAATTTTACGTCAAGCAATTACAGAGAAGACAGAACTTGGTCAACAAGCACAAGCTTATGTGGAAAAGGGCGAATTAGTCCCCGATGAGTTGTTATTAGGTTTAATTCAGGAACGTTTAAAACAGCCTGACAGTGCTAAGGGTTGGATTCTTGATGGGTTTCCCCGCACGGTGGCACAGGCGAGCTTTTTAGACGCATTACTGGAAGAATTGGCCGATAGTTACACATTTGTGGTCAATTTGGCTGTACCAGATACGGTCTTAATTGAGCGTCTCATGCAACGGGGTCGTCAAGATGATACTAAAGAAACGATCTCCCGTCGCCTACAGGTTTATATCGACCAAACTGCCCCCGTTTTAGATTATTACGGTCAAAAAGGCACTCTTAACCATATCGACGGTAATCAACCGATGGACGCGGTTACTGCCGCTCTAACAGCAGTTGTGACTCCTGTTTAA
- the secY gene encoding preprotein translocase subunit SecY, producing MVVSRDKAPTAQETFMQMAQAAGLRGRLLVTLGLLILLRFGMFVPIPGLDRARLAEIIQGNAALGILDLFTGGGLSTLGIFALGILPYINASIIVQLLTAALPSLEDLQKNEGEAGRRKIAQITRYIAFGWAIIQSIGITLGLLVANGVVAGTLPSIAATVLALVAGSMFVMWISELITERGLGNGASLLIFVNIVAVLPKTLGDTITFAQQGGRQAIAQVVILLLVFLVMIIGIVFVQEGTRRIPIVSARRQVGRRLYRERTSYLPLRLNQGGVMPIIFASAVLVLPFQLVQALPTDNPVGQVLVQLVNALRPDSWGYVAFYSLLILGFSFFYASLIVNPKDMSQNLKKMGASIPGIRPGTATTNYLEGVLNRLTLLGALFLSLVATVPTVVESATGVTTFRGLGATSLLILVGVAIDTAKQIQTYVMSQRYEDMIKK from the coding sequence ATGGTCGTCAGTCGTGATAAGGCTCCCACGGCACAGGAAACGTTTATGCAAATGGCACAGGCGGCCGGTTTACGCGGTCGCTTGTTGGTTACATTGGGTTTACTGATTCTGCTCCGTTTTGGGATGTTTGTACCGATACCCGGTTTGGATCGGGCAAGATTAGCAGAAATTATTCAAGGTAACGCCGCTTTGGGAATCCTTGACCTGTTTACCGGGGGAGGATTATCGACTTTGGGGATTTTTGCCCTCGGCATTCTTCCCTATATCAACGCCTCAATTATCGTGCAACTGCTCACCGCTGCCCTTCCTTCTTTGGAAGATTTACAGAAAAATGAAGGAGAAGCAGGACGGCGAAAAATTGCCCAAATTACCCGTTATATTGCCTTTGGTTGGGCAATTATTCAAAGTATCGGCATTACTCTCGGTTTATTGGTGGCTAACGGCGTTGTGGCTGGAACTTTACCCTCGATCGCCGCTACGGTTCTCGCTTTAGTGGCGGGTTCTATGTTCGTGATGTGGATTTCGGAACTGATCACAGAACGCGGTCTGGGAAATGGAGCATCTTTGCTGATTTTTGTCAACATTGTCGCTGTTTTACCGAAAACCCTCGGTGATACGATTACTTTTGCCCAACAGGGTGGCCGACAAGCGATCGCTCAAGTGGTGATTCTCTTGCTGGTTTTCTTGGTGATGATTATCGGCATTGTTTTTGTTCAGGAGGGAACCCGTCGGATTCCGATTGTTTCTGCCCGTCGTCAGGTGGGTCGTCGTCTCTATCGGGAAAGAACCAGTTATCTACCCCTACGACTCAATCAAGGGGGCGTTATGCCGATTATTTTCGCCTCGGCAGTGTTGGTGTTACCTTTCCAATTGGTGCAAGCTTTACCCACGGATAACCCGGTCGGTCAGGTTTTAGTTCAGTTGGTTAATGCTCTGCGTCCCGATAGTTGGGGTTATGTGGCTTTTTATAGCTTACTAATTCTCGGTTTTAGTTTCTTCTACGCTTCCCTGATCGTTAACCCCAAGGATATGTCCCAAAACCTGAAAAAAATGGGGGCCAGTATTCCGGGGATTCGACCAGGAACCGCTACTACTAATTATCTGGAAGGGGTGCTGAATCGTCTCACCCTTTTGGGCGCTCTCTTTTTAAGTTTGGTGGCTACTGTGCCGACTGTAGTAGAAAGCGCCACCGGTGTCACCACTTTTCGCGGTTTGGGGGCAACTTCCCTGTTAATTCTGGTGGGGGTGGCGATCGATACTGCGAAACAAATTCAAACCTATGTCATGTCTCAACGCTATGAGGACATGATTAAAAAGTAG
- the rplO gene encoding 50S ribosomal protein L15, whose translation MKLHEIAPQPGSTKRRRRVGRGVSAGQGASCGLGMRGQKSRSGTGTRPGFEGGQMPLYRRVPKLKHFPLVNPRQYTIVNLRKLASLPANTEVTLESLLKAKILTSNDGPLKVLGDGEITVPLKVKAAAFSNSAKEKITAAQGTWEEI comes from the coding sequence ATGAAACTCCACGAAATCGCCCCCCAACCGGGGTCCACTAAACGCCGTCGTCGTGTGGGACGGGGTGTCTCGGCCGGCCAGGGCGCTAGTTGCGGTCTGGGAATGCGCGGACAAAAATCTCGCTCTGGGACGGGGACTCGTCCCGGTTTTGAGGGGGGACAAATGCCCCTCTATCGTCGGGTTCCCAAATTAAAGCATTTTCCTTTGGTTAACCCCCGTCAATACACGATCGTTAATCTGAGAAAATTGGCTTCTTTACCCGCTAATACGGAAGTTACCCTGGAAAGTCTGCTAAAAGCTAAAATTCTCACCAGCAACGACGGCCCTTTAAAAGTTTTGGGTGATGGTGAAATTACCGTTCCCCTCAAGGTGAAGGCCGCTGCTTTTAGCAATAGTGCTAAAGAGAAAATTACCGCCGCTCAAGGTACTTGGGAAGAAATTTAA
- the rpsE gene encoding 30S ribosomal protein S5, whose protein sequence is MAKRRKGNREKEKETTWQERVIQIRRVSKVVKGGKKLSFRAIVVVGNENGQVGVGVGKAGDVIGAVRKGVADGKKQLIEVSLTKASSITHLTRGASGGAQVIMRPAAPGTGVIAGGAVRTVLELAGVKNILAKQLGSDNPLNNARAAVNALETLRTFSEVAKDRGVSIEHLYT, encoded by the coding sequence ATGGCAAAACGTCGCAAAGGCAACCGCGAAAAAGAAAAAGAAACCACTTGGCAAGAGCGGGTCATCCAGATCCGCCGGGTTAGTAAAGTGGTTAAGGGTGGTAAAAAACTCAGCTTCCGGGCCATCGTCGTGGTCGGTAATGAAAACGGCCAGGTGGGAGTGGGAGTCGGCAAAGCAGGGGATGTGATCGGGGCCGTCCGTAAAGGCGTGGCCGATGGCAAAAAACAACTAATTGAAGTCTCCTTAACTAAGGCTAGTTCTATCACTCACCTCACCCGGGGTGCTTCCGGAGGCGCTCAAGTGATTATGCGTCCGGCTGCTCCGGGGACTGGGGTTATTGCCGGGGGTGCTGTCCGTACCGTTTTAGAATTAGCCGGGGTGAAAAATATCCTCGCTAAACAACTCGGTAGCGATAACCCCCTCAATAACGCTAGAGCCGCTGTTAACGCCCTGGAAACTCTCCGCACTTTCTCGGAAGTTGCTAAGGATCGAGGCGTATCTATAGAACATTTGTACACATAG
- the rplR gene encoding 50S ribosomal protein L18, with translation MKLSRKESVRRRHQRVRRKINGTAERPRLSVFRSNNHIYAQIIDDVAQHTLAAASTLEATLRGELESTATQEASAAVGKLVAQRALDKGIEQVVFDRGGNLYHGRVKALAEAARSAGLNF, from the coding sequence ATGAAACTTAGTCGCAAAGAATCAGTCCGTCGTCGTCACCAGCGTGTGCGTCGCAAAATTAATGGCACTGCTGAACGGCCGCGTTTATCCGTATTTCGTTCTAATAACCACATCTACGCCCAAATTATCGACGACGTGGCCCAACATACCCTCGCGGCCGCTTCTACCCTAGAGGCCACCTTGCGCGGGGAATTAGAGTCCACCGCTACCCAAGAAGCCTCGGCTGCCGTGGGTAAACTGGTGGCCCAACGGGCCCTAGACAAAGGCATTGAACAAGTGGTTTTTGATCGCGGTGGCAATCTCTATCACGGTCGCGTCAAAGCCTTAGCAGAAGCGGCTCGGTCAGCCGGCTTAAACTTCTAA
- the rplF gene encoding 50S ribosomal protein L6 — translation MSRIGKRPIPIPNKVTVDIDGATVTVKGPKGTLQRTLPTAVAINKDGETLLVTRQDDSRTARERHGLCRTLVANMVEGVATGFQKRLDIQGVGYRAQAQGSKLVLNVGYSKPVEMEMPDGVSVAVENSTQVIVSGIDKEAVGNTAAKIREVRPPEPYKGKGIRYLGEVVRRKVGKAGGKGAKGGKGGKK, via the coding sequence ATGTCTCGTATTGGCAAACGCCCGATTCCTATTCCCAATAAAGTCACCGTCGATATCGATGGTGCTACCGTGACGGTGAAAGGACCCAAAGGAACTCTCCAGAGAACCCTACCCACCGCCGTCGCCATCAATAAAGATGGCGAAACTCTGCTCGTTACCCGTCAAGACGATTCCCGTACCGCCAGAGAACGCCACGGACTCTGTAGAACTCTAGTAGCTAACATGGTGGAAGGAGTCGCTACCGGCTTTCAAAAACGCCTCGATATCCAAGGGGTGGGCTACCGCGCCCAGGCGCAGGGTAGTAAATTAGTTCTTAATGTTGGTTACAGTAAACCCGTGGAAATGGAGATGCCCGATGGTGTTTCCGTCGCCGTAGAGAACAGCACCCAAGTTATCGTCAGTGGCATCGACAAAGAAGCCGTCGGTAACACCGCCGCTAAAATCCGCGAAGTTCGTCCCCCCGAACCTTATAAAGGAAAAGGGATTCGCTATCTTGGTGAAGTTGTCCGTCGCAAAGTTGGTAAAGCTGGCGGTAAAGGCGCTAAAGGCGGTAAAGGAGGTAAAAAATAA
- the rpsH gene encoding 30S ribosomal protein S8 yields the protein MSANDTISDMLTRIRNACAVRQTTTQIPTTRMTRSIAQVLKDEGFIADFEEVGEGIKSQLVLSLKYKGKNRQPIITTLTRVSKPGLRVYSNSKDLPRVLGGIGIAIVSTSKGIMTDREARKQNVGGEVLCYIW from the coding sequence ATGTCTGCTAACGATACCATCTCGGATATGCTGACCCGCATCCGTAACGCTTGCGCGGTTCGGCAGACCACTACTCAAATTCCCACCACGCGGATGACGCGCAGTATTGCTCAAGTTCTCAAGGACGAAGGCTTTATTGCTGACTTTGAGGAAGTGGGTGAGGGGATTAAATCTCAATTAGTTCTTTCCCTCAAATATAAAGGCAAAAACCGTCAACCGATCATTACTACCCTCACCAGAGTCAGTAAACCCGGTTTACGAGTTTATTCCAACAGTAAAGACTTACCGCGCGTCCTCGGTGGCATTGGCATCGCCATTGTTTCCACCTCTAAAGGCATTATGACCGATCGCGAAGCGCGTAAACAAAACGTTGGCGGCGAAGTCCTTTGCTACATCTGGTAA
- the rplE gene encoding 50S ribosomal protein L5, whose protein sequence is MSQKLKTTYQETIVPKLKEQFGYTNIHQVPKVIKITVNRGLGEASQNAKALESSKAELSTITGQQPVVTRAKKAIAGFKIREGMPVGVMVTLRGDRMYAFLDRLINLALPRIRDFRGISGNSFDGRGNYSLGIREQLIFPEIEYDKIDQIRGMDISIITTAKNDEEGRALLKEMGMPFR, encoded by the coding sequence ATGAGCCAAAAACTAAAAACCACCTATCAAGAAACCATTGTTCCGAAACTGAAAGAACAATTTGGTTATACCAATATCCATCAAGTACCTAAAGTTATCAAAATTACTGTTAACCGCGGTCTTGGGGAAGCTTCACAAAATGCCAAAGCTTTGGAGTCTTCCAAGGCGGAACTGTCCACCATCACCGGACAACAACCGGTAGTGACTAGAGCTAAAAAAGCGATCGCTGGCTTCAAAATTCGCGAAGGAATGCCCGTGGGTGTGATGGTGACATTGCGCGGCGATCGAATGTACGCTTTTTTAGATCGTCTGATTAATCTGGCCTTACCACGTATTCGCGACTTTCGCGGTATCAGTGGTAACAGTTTTGATGGTCGTGGTAACTACAGTTTAGGCATTCGTGAACAGTTGATCTTCCCTGAAATTGAATACGACAAAATCGATCAAATTCGCGGGATGGACATCTCAATCATCACCACCGCTAAAAACGACGAAGAAGGACGCGCCCTCCTCAAAGAGATGGGAATGCCCTTTAGATAA